The DNA region GACAGACTCTGTGTCCTGTGCATCTATCAGTTACGTTACCATGTGTTTGTCTCTACTATTCCAGGGATCACGCTGTGGGGCCTGGAACAGCTTCTCAAGGATGTAAGCAGAAAACCACAACCCTGGGTGAACTGTGAGATCATCGCATCCGACACCATTGAAGAGAAAGCCAATGCCCTCAATGTCACAGCATCGCTGAAGGCCAGTTTCCTGGGGGGGTTGGTTGAAGTAAGTGGATCTGCTAAATTCTTAAATGACACCAAAAAATCCAAACAACAGGCCAGAATTACTCTCCAGTACTCTACCACAACAAAGTTTGAGCAACTAACTATGGAGCATTTAGGAGCAGGGAATGTCTCTTACCCTGCTGTGTTTGACCAAGGCACAGCCACCCATGTGGTCACGGCTGTGCTGTACGGGGCTCAGGCTTTCTTTGTGTTTGATCGGGAAGTTTCTTCTTCTGAGAATGTAGGTGAGATAGAGGGAAAGCTCCAGCTTGCAATTAAAATGATACCCCAGTTTTCCATAGAAGGGGAAGGAGCTGTCAAAATggatgaaaaggaaaaattaaatactgAAAATTTTAACTGCAAGTTCCATGGTGATTTTGCTCTTGAGAAAAATCCAACTAATTTCCAAGATGCCATGAAAATTTATTCCACCCTCCCCAAGCTGCTGGGTGACAGTGGGGAGAAGGCCGTACCAGTGAGAGTCTGGCTGTATCCGCTGACCAAGCTGGATTCCAGAGCAGCTCAGCTGGTGCGTGAGATCAGCTTAACACTGATTTCTGATGCTCAGACTGCTATAGAGGAACTGGCAGAACTAAACATGCGATGCAATGACATGGTGAAGAATCTGATCGCCACAAGCTTCCCCGAAATCAAGCTGAAAATCCAGCAATTCAAAGATCTGTGTAAGCAACACAGACAGACTTTCCAGAAACAGCTAGCAGGACTCTTGCCATCTATCCGTGGAGGTGGAAAAGAGGAAGGAGCTCTGGTTGATATTTTATCGTGTAAAAACCAGTCACCGTTCAATATCCAGAGCCTCAGTGAATTTTTGGATACAAAGGAGAAAGAGATGAATTATGTCAAATCCTACCTTAAGATCCTAAGCAATGTAGACGTGGTGTCCTCCCAGAGTGAACTAGATGAAATAATACTCGACCCTGAGCTTGATTTCATCGTCTCCTTTACATTCACCTCACTGCGTGAAGAGGAGCCGTATTTATCCGATTTAAAACAATGGCTTCAGACCTGGTTTATAAAGGAAACTCATGATCCTGCATCAGCCATTTCTGTCACTGAGAAACCAAAATCCAAAGTGTGGTTTGAGGAAAAAGAAATATATCAAAAAGCTCGAAAATCTGCAAGGGCCCTTTCACATTTTGTCAGTGTCAACAAATCTAACAGGAAGACTCGGTTCATTGTGGCCT from Chelonoidis abingdonii isolate Lonesome George chromosome 2, CheloAbing_2.0, whole genome shotgun sequence includes:
- the LOC116818200 gene encoding cytolytic toxin-alpha-like isoform X1, producing the protein MAGSADTIEMPALGRPFQLGMLYDCRKDSLIPGITLWGLEQLLKDVSRKPQPWVNCEIIASDTIEEKANALNVTASLKASFLGGLVEVSGSAKFLNDTKKSKQQARITLQYSTTTKFEQLTMEHLGAGNVSYPAVFDQGTATHVVTAVLYGAQAFFVFDREVSSSENVGEIEGKLQLAIKMIPQFSIEGEGAVKMDEKEKLNTENFNCKFHGDFALEKNPTNFQDAMKIYSTLPKLLGDSGEKAVPVRVWLYPLTKLDSRAAQLVREISLTLISDAQTAIEELAELNMRCNDMVKNLIATSFPEIKLKIQQFKDLCKQHRQTFQKQLAGLLPSIRGGGKEEGALVDILSCKNQSPFNIQSLSEFLDTKEKEMNYVKSYLKILSNVDVVSSQSELDEIILDPELDFIVSFTFTSLREEEPYLSDLKQWLQTWFIKETHDPASAISVTEKPKSKVWFEEKEIYQKARKSARALSHFVSVNKSNRKTRFIVASVPDKDNPGTAIYLYEEGELISPNFEPPSKPLPALIDGIRHDRVQLTFNPATYGRAAISGYRVEYRIAGQENWTAVDVNNTQETFTVTGLRANTEHQFRYAAVSKPGLSESSDVSDPVKTPPPTSPPEKPVTVIVDSSAIALSWQSPSVTGDGVSIRAYKVEYKEEAGDTNQEGKDKWLERRTEKRTEFCSVDGLRPETSYRFRVSAVCVDGAVSDPSEETCISTLKKENLTLDPDTAHPELILSEDRRSVSRGHKSQMLPYKPERFDYLLSVLGSKGFNSGKHSWQVKVEGGAAADWAVGVARQSVQRKGEVAFTPEEGVWVVQKWGSARDYRAQTFPVTRLSLSREPSRIRVSLDYEAGLVAFNYADNLALIFTFPQTSFNGEKIFPFFWVWGTGFKLSLHL
- the LOC116818200 gene encoding cytolytic toxin-alpha-like isoform X2 translates to MAGSADTIEMPALGRPFQLGMLYDCRKDSLIPGITLWGLEQLLKDVSRKPQPWVNCEIIASDTIEEKANALNVTASLKASFLGGLVEVSGSAKFLNDTKKSKQQARITLQYSTTTKFEQLTMEHLGAGNVSYPAVFDQGTATHVVTAVLYGAQAFFVFDREVSSSENVGEIEGKLQLAIKMIPQFSIEGEGAVKMDEKEKLNTENFNCKFHGDFALEKNPTNFQDAMKIYSTLPKLLGDSGEKAVPVRVWLYPLTKLDSRAAQLVREISLTLISDAQTAIEELAELNMRCNDMVKNLIATSFPEIKLKIQQFKDLCKQHRQTFQKQLAGLLPSIRGGGKEEGALVDILSCKNQSPFNIQSLSEFLDTKEKEMNYVKSYLKILSNVDVVSSQSELDEIILDPELDFIVSFTFTSLREEEPYLSDLKQWLQTWFIKETHDPASAISVTEKPKSKVWFEEKEIYQKARKSARALSHFVSVNKSNRKTRFIVASVPDKDNPGTAIYLYEEGELISPNFEPPSKPLPALIDGIRHDRVQLTFNPATYGRAAISGYRVEYRIAGQENWTAVDVNNTQETFTVTGLRANTEHQFRYAAVSKPGLSESSDVSDPVKTPPPTSPPEKPVTVIVDSSAIALSWQSPSVTGDGVSIRAYKVEYKEEAGDTNQEGKDKWLERRTEKRTEFCSVDGLRPETSYRFRVSAVCVDGAVSDPSEETCISTLKKGSCSPKDLLMRI